Below is a window of Desulfurococcus amylolyticus Z-533 DNA.
AATTACATGCATTACTCCATGAAGTGTTCTGTGCCTGCGGAGATCTCACTTAAGGATTTATTTTTATATCTGGATATTATCAAATGCCCGATAATTCACAACGGCTAGGGTTGAAGGTGGGTGTCATGCATATGGGTCAACCAGTGGAAATGGGTGTCTTAACCGCGTTATTTACTGTATTATATGGATTAATCCTTCTAGTAGCCGGTAAACTCGTTTTAAAGGTGATGATTTCAATCGGGGGAGGGCTTCTAGGAGGGTATATAGCATATTTAACTATGTTACGCATGGGCTTTGGGACCCTGGGCTCGCTGGCTGTATTCCTCCTGGTATTTATAATTATATCACTTGTAAGCTGGTTCCTGTTTAAAATAGTGCTTTCAATATTGGCTGCAGCGCCATTATGGCTCATTATAGCAGGGGGTCTCGGGCTTTCCTACTCGAGTCTCCCAGCCTTATTAATACTGGTTATCCTTGTTGCATTATTATACATTATATCAGAGAAATTGGTGAGCGTTGCTGCTTCCACGGCTGGGTTATTTATGTTGTACCTGGGACTCTCCAGCTTGGTTAATCCCCTGGTGGCTCTTACAGTAACTGTAATAGCATTACTTCTCCGCATATACCTATATGTAGCGTTCAAATGGTGAAAAAATGAAGCTATACAGGCCTAAGACGGCTGTAGGCAGGTACTACTCAATCCTGTTCTCTCTGCCCCACTGGGAGCTTCTGGCGGCTGTATTGATAGGGGTTTCAGTTATAGCCCTGTATGGGCTTAGAGAACGTGCTGTTCCCCTACTATTGAACGCTGTATTAATCATTCTGTTTCTAGAGGCTTATCGAGCGTTCTATCCTTTAACTGTTTTCCATAAGTTGAAGAGGATAATTGGTTTATCGCTGACCGTGCTTATATATACATTAATATACTACCTGCTACTCGGAGACTGGATCCTTGTCGTGGCGGCATCGTCAACGATAGTTATAACTGTGATCCAGGGTCTCGACGGCACCAAGTGGTGGAGATATATTATAGCGGTTGCACCATCTTTCACATCCATAGTGCTCTCAATGTGGATTACAAGCGGTGTTGTTTCACATACTGGTTTAGTAAAGGCTTTTTCACTAATACTGTTATTCATTATAACTGACTACTTAATATACCTCGTCATGGGTAGGCATAGGATCAATGGTTATAAGGCACCTGATCTCGGATCGCTCTTTCTACAAAACTGGCTTGAGAGGAGAAAGGATATCGAGAAGGTGATTGATGAGCTGTCAACCAGTGAGGGCGTTCACCCAAGGCTGATCTTCATGGATGACCTCTTAATAATATATACTGATCTACATTACGGCCCATTCTCGAACACGGGTAGCAGTGAGCTACCCGGCGAATTAAAGAAGTTGTTCTCCAGTCTAGGCTACTCGGTTGTAGCGCTCCACGGCTTCGGATCACATGATAGAAACCTGGCATCCTCAAGGTATCTGAGGGACTATGTGAGGAAAATATATACAGCCGTGATCGATGCCGATAAAACCAAGCTTAGATACCATGGTGCTTTAAAGCTAACAGGTGGAGACAGCTGGGAGGCCCTTGCACTGGTTTTCGATAGGTTGACAATAGTCTTCGTCTCGAGGCCGGTGAAGGGGATAGATGATGTACCCTACAACCTGTTCTTCCGCTACAACGTGATAGCGAGGAAGAGGGGGTTAGGCGACTTAATACTGGTTGACGCCCATAACTGGGAGAAACAAGAGGACTTCAACCTCGGTGAGCTGGATAAACTACTCGATGAAGTAGTTGAGAAAGCCATAGAGCTGAAGAAGCGGCCGCCTGTCGAGGTATTATTCAGGTACAAGTGCTTTGAGACCAGCGCCCCCGGGCTTATACAGGGGAATGCATGCATCATCGAGGTTACCGGGGAGGGTAGGGAGCGGGTTGTCCTACTGTATCTACGCGGTAACAACATGAAGCCTGGTTCTCGAGATAAGCTTATCGATGTCCTCGGGAAGACCACCGGAGCTGATTACGTAGAGGTATTCACAAATGATGAGCATAGTGAGACAGGTGTTAGATCATCGTTAGCATACATTCCAATACATGATTCACCTGAGTTGCTCAGGGATACTGAAGTGGCTGCCAGGGAGTTAGTGGGTATGCCATATAGGCTTGGGGCATGGCATTCTTCGACAAGGTTTGACACCAAGTTGATGGGTTATACAGCCGTAATGCTGGAGAAGCTGTTAATGGCCTCCTATATAGAGGCATCGATCCTACTGTTATCCTATGCTTTCCTTCTACCAATTCTCCTAGCCGTCTTTAAAATAGCTCATTAAATTATTCGTGCCCCTATTCTTCAATAGTTTATAAAGCCTCTCCTCGATAATTACTATAAGCACGAGTGGTGGTCGGCATGAACACTATCCCTTTTAAAACCAGTTACCGTGTTGAAAACATTGTGGCAACAGTCATCCTTGAGCACGACCTCGACCTGGAGCTTATTGAGACAAGGATACCCAGCATCACTTATAAACCCGATCAATTCCCTGGGTTAATATTCCGTCTGGATAAACCTAGGGCTACAGCACTCGTGTTTAAATCAGGCAAGATGGTTGTAACAGGGACTAAGAGCACTCAGCAACTCGTTGAGGCAGTTAAGAAAATAATAAAGACGTTCGTGAAGAATGGTGTAAACGTCCATGGAAGGCCCCGTGTCCAGATACAGAATATAGTTGCAGGCGGTGATATACACGCATACGTGAACCTTGAGAAAGCAGCCTACCACCTTGAGGACAGTATGTACGAGCCCGAGCAATTCCCCGGGCTGATACATAGGATGAGGGATCCAAGGGTGGTTCTCCTAATATTCAGTAGTGGTAAAATGGTGATTACCGGTGCTAAGGAAGAGGTTGAGGTCGAGAGAGCTGTGAACAATATTGCTAGACAACTATATAAAGCTGGATGCATAGTGGGTCCCAGGCTAGGCGAGGAGGAATGACTTATTTTTAAACCACCTTAAACTATTAATTAGCATAGTGATGATGCGGGCAGCCACTTAGACCACTGGTTTCAATGGGATGAAGACCCTTATGCTCAATCTGAACATAGGGATATAGTCCTCCAGTTATTGGACAACACCAGGTTTAAAGGCTTCCTGCACAATTCCTTGTCTCATGGTGTATTCAATGCCGTCTAGCAAGGAGGAAGCCGGGTACCTTGAGGGCTGTGTGTCAATCATAGTGAACACCCTATTATTCATTATTAAACTATACACTGGCATCCTCGCTAACTCTATAGCTATAATAGCCGACGCATTCCACACTCTATCCGATAGCATCACATCGGCGGCGCTTATAATAGGCTATAAAATAGCCTTTAAGCCACCCGATGAGGAACACCCATTTGGCCATCAGAGGTTTGAATCAGTTACATCTATAATTATAGGTACACTGCTAGGCGTCGTAGGGTTCGAGTTTATTCAGAGAAGTATCTCTAAGCTGATTAGTAGGGAAACCTTGATCTTCTCCTGGATAGCTGTGATATTACTAACTGTTTCAGTGATAGCTAAGGAGTTGCTTGCCCGGTGGGCTCTTGGATTAGCAACTAGATTTAATGCTGAAAGCATTAAGGCTGATGCATGGCATCACCGCAGCGACGCGGTGGCGACGCAAATAGTTTTGATCGGGTTATTCATGAGTAGGCTTGTATGGTGGATTGATGGAGTGTTAGGCTTAATGGTATCGGGGCTGATAATCTATGTTGCATATGATATAATCAAGAGGTCATCAGAAAACATATTGGGTAGATCACCGACTCCAAGCGAGAAATCGAAGCTGAAGGAACTCGCCTCAAGGATCTCAGGCAATATAAGGGATCTACACCACGTCCACCTACATGAGTACGGTGAACATGTAGAGGTAACCCTACATATAAGGCTACCTCCCGATATCAACCTTAATGAGGCGCATGAGATAGCTAGTAAACTAGAGGAGTTGATAAGGAAAGAGTTGAAGTGGGAGGCAACGATACATGTAGAGCCATATAAGGACTAAATATCCTTATTCACCGTGGTTTCACGTGCTTTATTAAAACGACAGCCATTGTAATGAACACTAATACGGTTACGGCCGTGAATACAGGGAAGAGGGTTCTCCATAATTCCTCACTAGGCTTGGTGAAACCAGTGTTATTTGAGGGGGTCGTTGTCTGAGTGAAAATAGGCTGGGTCACGTTACTAGTTGTTGAAGACTGCTCCTTCGCCAATATTATAGCTGTTAACGGGGGCACGGTGATCGATCCATTATACACCTCTACGTTCTCCCCGCTACTCACGTAGAGTATTGACCAGTTACCTTCGGGTAACTTGTATGCTATAGGTTCTAAGGCATTGTTAGCCACTACGAGTACTTCGTCATTATAGCCTCTTGTATATGCGAGTATACTGCCCTCTGTGCTTAACACGTGTATTATGCTTGTTGAAAGAGCTGGAATGGTGTTCTTTAACTTACCGAGCTTCTTATAGTGTTCGAATACCTCCTGGTTCAATCTATCCCATTGAATAGGATATCTTTGTTCATCATAGTTGCTCTGCCTCCCGGTCACGCCTCTCTCATCACCCTGGAACACCACGGGCATGCCTGGCTGCGTATATTGGAGTGTTGAGAGTAGCTTTAACCGTTTTATGGATTCATTGCTTGGGGTATCCCTTAATCCCCCACCACCTAGATCAGTTAGTATCCTTGATGTATCATGTGATCCAATGATGTTGAAACCCATTCCGGCCACGTTGACACCTATACCGGCATAGTACTCGGATAACCTAGCTGATGCTGTGTAACCGTTTAAAGCGCCCCCTGCATAGCTTAGCAATATGTTCCTACCTAGATAATAATTCATCAGGGAGTCGAATGCTTCGCCCCTCAACCACTTGGGGCGATAATCCCATATCTCTCCGACAATGTATGCATCGGGATACCTTGACTTAACGGCTTCACGGAGCTCTCTGAAGAAGTTTTCCGAGTCAATCACGTCTAGCGGCGCGTCAATCCTTAAGCCATCAAAGCCTATGCTCAGCCAGTATAATGCCACATTGATCAAGTACTGCCTTACCTCTTTATTCAATACATTCAGTTGTGGCAGACTACCTATGCCCCACCAGCACTTATACGCACTTGAATCCCCCAGCTTGAAGGGCCACTTGTAGATTATAAACCAGCTCCAGTAACGGCTACTGGGTCCATTCCTGTAAACGTCTTGGAAAGCCCAGAAGCCGAGCCCCACGTGATCAGGTACGAAGTCGAATATGACCCTTATACCGCGTTTATGCACCTCATTCAACAGCATCATCAAGTCATCCAGCGTTCCAAACTTGGGATCCACAGTGTAGTAGTCGTATACATCATAGCCGTGCACACTACCCGAGGTGAAGATCGGGTTTAAATATATTAATCCAATGCCGAGCTCCTTCAGGTAGTCGAGTTTCTCGGTGATCCCCTTTAAGTCTCCTCCGAAGTATTGGTGACAGCAATGAAGGGAGGTAACGGGTCCATCCCATCTCGTGAAAATTGGTGTACCCTTGGATACCTCGTTTATCCATAGTTCATCGGTTAAATTAGCCTTTAGATCATTGCTTGGATTCCCATTATAGAATCTATCAGGGAATATCTGGTAGCCCACCCTATCTCTAACCCATTCAACCTGCTTGAAAGGCATTGAACCGTTGAAATAGTAGAACCTGCTTGTATCCGTGTTATACACGTAGACGAGTGTTTCATTAGAGAGCGTTAGTCTGAAGTAATAGTTTAACCCGTTTACACTCCTATCCAAAGGTACGGTGGCATAATACATCCTCCAACTACTCGTCTCCAGCTGGAGTTTAAGAGGGTACTCGACGCCGTTAGCTATAAGCACTCCCGACGCAACATCTAGGGCTTTAAGGATTTTAATCCTAGGGATTAAATAACCATCCGCGATTGAAAGATATGCTGGGTCTATGGGATCATGTACGACTAGACCCGGGCCCTTGCCAGCATAGATTTCCAGCGTTTCAGAGCCGCTTTCAACAATAAATAACACCGGTGTTAAGACAAGCAATATGAATAACACTACGGCTAGCACCTTCTCCATGACTAGACGCCTCGGCATGCTGTTTCTGCTTTCATATAGGTTTACTAAGGTTTACTATTAAATTCTTTTATTGAAGAATGTAATCGCATGCATAAATCTATTCATGAAGCACTCAAGATGTGTGGGCCCTGGGGTGCCCGTGAACGCCTCCAAGCCAGATACAAACCCGAGAGGGATGCAGGGGGACAAGGATGAAGGGATGACATCAGTATGAGACCTGGGCCCCTCTCCAGAGGTTTTGATTAAAGCCAAGCTTTATTATATGCTCGAGGCTAATAGTATTTACAGGACTATATGAGGGATTCATAAGTAATGGTTGTTGTACCCGGTGAGAGAATCCATGTAAGAGGTTCCTCTAGAGTTACAACCCTTATAATACTGGTTAATGTATTAGTCTACTTCTACACCAGCTACCCTAATTTATTCCTTGAATCCACAAATGAGAGCATATACTTATTGGGCTTCACACCAGCCACATTATTCACTAACCCGTTGCAGGGGGTTGCAAGAATATTTACAGCGATGTTCACGCATGCTGATTTATTCCATATATTCTTCAACATGTACTTCCTATGGCTATTCGGCAGGAGGGTTGAGAGCATCATTGGATCCTGGAGGTATCTACTACTATATCTAACCTCAGGCATTGCAGCCGTGTTATTCCATGTAGCCATAATACCTGTCGGAGGATATGATTCACTGGTAGTCCCGGCTGTAGGCGCCTCAGGAGCGATAAGCGGTGTACTGGGGTCCTACCTATTAATGTTCCCTAATACAAGGCTCATGTGGTGCATGTTCTTCTTGTTCCTACCATACTGCTTCCCGGTCTCTACATCTGTATTCCTCTTGATATGGTTTGCTGAACAGGTGTTATATGGGTATCTGAGGCTTGGAGGTGTTGCTTACTTCGCTCATGTCGGCGGCTTCGTCGCCGGCATTGCTCTAACATATATAGCTACGAAGAGTATTATAGAACAGTATAAGTCCAGCTACACCTACGACTACATATACGGGTGGCTCGAGGAGATCGGGATAGTTTTCAGAAGACCACGGGGACTAGGTAAGATAACTAAGACCATACTCACAGTACTACTTCTTCTTGTGGCCGCAGGCTTCGCTTATGGCTTATACTTCATCAATACCACACCCCCATTAACCTACCTTCTCAACGTCTCAGCCAACGGCTCCAATGATACTGTCTCACTGGTCGTCTACCAGAGTAGCGTGGATGTTTCATATAGTAGTGTGGATAGTGTTAGGATATTATTGAATAGACTTACTCCCGTACTATATAATCCGAGCCTAGCCAACACTAGTGAGACATATGATAAGAACTATAATGTGAATATCCAGGGGATTCGGGTACCCATTCACCTCAGGATGAACGCTGTATACGATGAGGTAGGGGTTATGAGGTATGGTAGTGGTGAAATGTATACCAGGGTAGTGAACATTGATATGTATGGTAACGCCGTAATAGGTGATGCTATATCCATCGACTTCGTGCTGGACTCTATGAGACTGAATACAGTACCATTTTTAAGCATCGGCGGAGTCCTAGCATTAGGGATCACTATTTACTCAGTTCTATCCCTTAGGAGGGCTGATGAAATAGCAATGGTTACTGGGGAAGCCCCTTCATTACCTTACTACTAGATTTTTAAGGGCTCTCCATACTTGTTTAAGTAGACTACTTCCTCTAGGGGCTTCCTCGGTCTTAGGACAGGGTTTTCAGCAGGGTATCCGACAGCTAGTAGGGAAACCGGGGTAACATTGTCTGGGAGACCAAGTATCTCCCTGATCTCTTTTACATTCCTTAGTGTCTGGATCCATACTGTGCCTAATCCAAGGGCGTGGGCTGCTAGCATGAAGTATATTGTTGCGTTAGCGCAGTCGAGGATGTATGATGTCGGTGATTCCTCATTCATGCATGCAACCACTACTGCGAGGGGGGCATTTAACACTGGCCTCGCATATATATGTATCCCGCCGAGCCTTTGCCTGATAACCGGGTCCTCGATTATTATGAATCTCCAGGGTTGGCTGTTCCTAGCGCTCGGGGCATACCTGGCTACATCTATTGCTTTTAAGACCAGGTCTCTTGGAGGAGGTTCAGGCTTGAACCTTCTTATGCTGCGCCTCGATTTAAGTAGCTCAAGTAATATCTCGCTCACCAGTGATCACCAGCGATAAATACTGTTTTCCAAGCTATTTAAGCGGAAATGTTGAACGGTTCAATAACCCTATTAAATACTGGGCGATAATAGCTGGATCCACGGTGTATACCATGG
It encodes the following:
- a CDS encoding glycosyltransferase; its protein translation is MHMGQPVEMGVLTALFTVLYGLILLVAGKLVLKVMISIGGGLLGGYIAYLTMLRMGFGTLGSLAVFLLVFIIISLVSWFLFKIVLSILAAAPLWLIIAGGLGLSYSSLPALLILVILVALLYIISEKLVSVAASTAGLFMLYLGLSSLVNPLVALTVTVIALLLRIYLYVAFKW
- a CDS encoding glycoside hydrolase family 13 protein produces the protein MEKVLAVVLFILLVLTPVLFIVESGSETLEIYAGKGPGLVVHDPIDPAYLSIADGYLIPRIKILKALDVASGVLIANGVEYPLKLQLETSSWRMYYATVPLDRSVNGLNYYFRLTLSNETLVYVYNTDTSRFYYFNGSMPFKQVEWVRDRVGYQIFPDRFYNGNPSNDLKANLTDELWINEVSKGTPIFTRWDGPVTSLHCCHQYFGGDLKGITEKLDYLKELGIGLIYLNPIFTSGSVHGYDVYDYYTVDPKFGTLDDLMMLLNEVHKRGIRVIFDFVPDHVGLGFWAFQDVYRNGPSSRYWSWFIIYKWPFKLGDSSAYKCWWGIGSLPQLNVLNKEVRQYLINVALYWLSIGFDGLRIDAPLDVIDSENFFRELREAVKSRYPDAYIVGEIWDYRPKWLRGEAFDSLMNYYLGRNILLSYAGGALNGYTASARLSEYYAGIGVNVAGMGFNIIGSHDTSRILTDLGGGGLRDTPSNESIKRLKLLSTLQYTQPGMPVVFQGDERGVTGRQSNYDEQRYPIQWDRLNQEVFEHYKKLGKLKNTIPALSTSIIHVLSTEGSILAYTRGYNDEVLVVANNALEPIAYKLPEGNWSILYVSSGENVEVYNGSITVPPLTAIILAKEQSSTTSNVTQPIFTQTTTPSNNTGFTKPSEELWRTLFPVFTAVTVLVFITMAVVLIKHVKPR
- a CDS encoding TATA-box-binding protein, giving the protein MNTIPFKTSYRVENIVATVILEHDLDLELIETRIPSITYKPDQFPGLIFRLDKPRATALVFKSGKMVVTGTKSTQQLVEAVKKIIKTFVKNGVNVHGRPRVQIQNIVAGGDIHAYVNLEKAAYHLEDSMYEPEQFPGLIHRMRDPRVVLLIFSSGKMVITGAKEEVEVERAVNNIARQLYKAGCIVGPRLGEEE
- a CDS encoding DUF2070 family protein, encoding MKLYRPKTAVGRYYSILFSLPHWELLAAVLIGVSVIALYGLRERAVPLLLNAVLIILFLEAYRAFYPLTVFHKLKRIIGLSLTVLIYTLIYYLLLGDWILVVAASSTIVITVIQGLDGTKWWRYIIAVAPSFTSIVLSMWITSGVVSHTGLVKAFSLILLFIITDYLIYLVMGRHRINGYKAPDLGSLFLQNWLERRKDIEKVIDELSTSEGVHPRLIFMDDLLIIYTDLHYGPFSNTGSSELPGELKKLFSSLGYSVVALHGFGSHDRNLASSRYLRDYVRKIYTAVIDADKTKLRYHGALKLTGGDSWEALALVFDRLTIVFVSRPVKGIDDVPYNLFFRYNVIARKRGLGDLILVDAHNWEKQEDFNLGELDKLLDEVVEKAIELKKRPPVEVLFRYKCFETSAPGLIQGNACIIEVTGEGRERVVLLYLRGNNMKPGSRDKLIDVLGKTTGADYVEVFTNDEHSETGVRSSLAYIPIHDSPELLRDTEVAARELVGMPYRLGAWHSSTRFDTKLMGYTAVMLEKLLMASYIEASILLLSYAFLLPILLAVFKIAH
- a CDS encoding nitroreductase family protein — protein: MSEILLELLKSRRSIRRFKPEPPPRDLVLKAIDVARYAPSARNSQPWRFIIIEDPVIRQRLGGIHIYARPVLNAPLAVVVACMNEESPTSYILDCANATIYFMLAAHALGLGTVWIQTLRNVKEIREILGLPDNVTPVSLLAVGYPAENPVLRPRKPLEEVVYLNKYGEPLKI
- a CDS encoding cation diffusion facilitator family transporter; its protein translation is MPSSKEEAGYLEGCVSIIVNTLLFIIKLYTGILANSIAIIADAFHTLSDSITSAALIIGYKIAFKPPDEEHPFGHQRFESVTSIIIGTLLGVVGFEFIQRSISKLISRETLIFSWIAVILLTVSVIAKELLARWALGLATRFNAESIKADAWHHRSDAVATQIVLIGLFMSRLVWWIDGVLGLMVSGLIIYVAYDIIKRSSENILGRSPTPSEKSKLKELASRISGNIRDLHHVHLHEYGEHVEVTLHIRLPPDINLNEAHEIASKLEELIRKELKWEATIHVEPYKD
- a CDS encoding rhomboid family intramembrane serine protease — protein: MVVVPGERIHVRGSSRVTTLIILVNVLVYFYTSYPNLFLESTNESIYLLGFTPATLFTNPLQGVARIFTAMFTHADLFHIFFNMYFLWLFGRRVESIIGSWRYLLLYLTSGIAAVLFHVAIIPVGGYDSLVVPAVGASGAISGVLGSYLLMFPNTRLMWCMFFLFLPYCFPVSTSVFLLIWFAEQVLYGYLRLGGVAYFAHVGGFVAGIALTYIATKSIIEQYKSSYTYDYIYGWLEEIGIVFRRPRGLGKITKTILTVLLLLVAAGFAYGLYFINTTPPLTYLLNVSANGSNDTVSLVVYQSSVDVSYSSVDSVRILLNRLTPVLYNPSLANTSETYDKNYNVNIQGIRVPIHLRMNAVYDEVGVMRYGSGEMYTRVVNIDMYGNAVIGDAISIDFVLDSMRLNTVPFLSIGGVLALGITIYSVLSLRRADEIAMVTGEAPSLPYY